Proteins from a genomic interval of Neovison vison isolate M4711 chromosome 4, ASM_NN_V1, whole genome shotgun sequence:
- the RPL30 gene encoding 60S ribosomal protein L30: MVAAKKTKKSLESINSRLQLVMKSGKYVLGYKQTLKMIRHGKAKLVILANNCPALRKSEIEYYAMLAKTGVHHYSGNNIELGTACGKYYRVCTLAIIDPGDSDIIRSMPEQTGEK, translated from the exons ATGGTGGCCGCAAAGAAGACG AAAAAGTCGCTGGAGTCCATCAACTCCAGGCTCCAGCTCGTTATGAAAAGTGGAAAATACGTGCTGGGGTACAAGCAGACTCTGAAAATGATCAGACACGGCAAAGCGAAGCTGGTCATCCTCGCCAACAACTGCCCGGCCTTGAG GAAATCTGAAATAGAATACTATGCCATGTTGGCCAAAACTGGTGTCCATCACTACAGTGGCAATAATATTGAATTGGGCACAGCATGTGGGAAATACTACAGAGTATGCACGCTGGCTATCATTGatccag gtGATTCTGATATCATTAGAAGCATGCCAGAACAGACTGGTGAAAAGTAA